In the genome of Nitratireductor sp. GISD-1A_MAKvit, the window TCCGCTGCTCTATATTGCGTTTTAAGCTACTTCTTATCATCGAAAGCGCTTATGTTAGAAAACAAGTACCCGATAAATGCGCCAACAAGCGCAGCACTTGTTTCCCCACCGATGTAATTTCCAGTTGCTAAAATAACAATCCCAGGGATGAACATCGCTGCAGCCGTAAATTGAACAATACGAACACCAATACCCTTTTGTGTATATTTTCTGTTTAAGAACACTACCAATATGACGAGTGGGAACACAATTGCCGATAAAATTTGAACCCACGCGATTGCGCACTCCATATTTTCTCCCCCTACCTATAATTTTAGTACGTTTTAATATTAAATAAAAATTAACGCAATAATAGATTAATATTTACCTAACACGACTTCATTATTAAAAATTTTATGCGTATAAATTCACCCTCATCAGTAAAGCCAGCGCATCAGGAACAGCGAGATCGCCGGGAAGAGCGTCAGGAGCGCCACGCGCACAATGTCGCTGATCACGAAGGGCATCACACCACGATAGGTGGCCGAGATCGGCGTGTCCTTCGCCATTGAATTGAGCACGAAAAGGTTCATGCCCACCGGCGGCGTGATCAGCCCAACCTCCACCACGATCAGAACGAGAATGCCGAACCAGATGGCAAACTCTTCCGGCCCCAGCCCGAAATCGAGAACCGTCACGATGGGGAAGAAGATCGGGATGGTGAGCAGGATCATCGACAGCGAATCCATAACGCAGCCAAACACGAGATAAAGCAGCAGGATCAGCGTCAGCACCATCCACGGGCTGTAACCCTGCTCGCTCACGAATGCCGCCATCTGCTGCGGCACCTGCGCCAGCGCCAGAAACGAGTTGTAGAAGCCTGCCCCCAGCACGATGAAAAAGATCATCGCCGTGGCGGTTGCCGTGGCGAGGATCGATTCCACAAACGTCTCGCGGGTCAGCCCGCCATTGACGAGCGCGATCAGCCCGGTGCCGGCGGCCCCCACGGCAGCGCCTTCCGTCGGTGTGAAAACGCCAAGATAAATGCCGCCGACAACCGCCAGAAACACCACCAGCACCGGCCAGACATCGAGCAGCGCCCGCATCCGCTCCGAATAGGGTGCGCGCTCGCGCGTTCCGGCCGAGTCCGGCCACAGCCGCACATAGATCGAGATCGCCAGCATATAGCCGAAGGCCGCCAGAACGCCCGGCACGAAAGCGGCGACGAAAAGCTTGGCAATGTTCTGCTCGGTCAGGATCGCATAGATGACAAGGATCACCGATGGCGGAATGAGAATGCCGAGCGTGCCGCCTGCCGCCAGCGTTCCCGTGGCCAGCGCGCCGGAGTAGCCGTAGCGGCGCAGTTCCGGCAGCGCCACCTGGCTCATGGTGGCTGCCGTCGCCAGCGACGAACCGCAGATCGCACCAAAGCCCGCACACGCACCCACTGCCGCCATGGCAACACCGCCGCGCTTGTGCCCCATCCAGGTTTCAGCCGCCTTGAACAGCGCCCGCGACATGCCGCCCAGCGTTGCAAACTGCCCCATCAGCAGAAACAGCGGAACGATGGAGAGCGAGTAGCCGGAAAAGGTCGAATAGGTTTCGTTCTTCAGCTTGGCGAGCACAGGCGTGACATTGCCGAAGACGATCCAGCTTCCGCCCAGCCCGCACAGGAGCATCGCCAGACCGATGGGCAGGCGCAGAAAGATAAGAAGCAGGAGAAGCGGAAAGGACCAGAGGCCGATTTCAAGATTGGTCAATGGACGCTCCCCTCTCCCGGCCTGGGCATGGGCGTGCCCACCTTGAGTTCGCGATAGCGCACGAGGATCATGTAGAACGATATGATCACCGCAATGACCGCTGCCACAAAACAGGCCGCATAGGGCCACCACAGCGGAAACTGGAGAATGAAGGTGGTCTCGCTGTAGCTCAGCTTGTCGAGCATGCCGTAATAGAGCTGGCGCGCGATCAGAACCAGCACCAGCGTCATGATGATCTCGGTCACCAGATCGATCACGTGGTTCACGCTGGCGGGCAGAAATGTGGTGAAGATGTCCACCGTGGCATGGCCGCGATTGAGCTGACACCAGGGCAGAAATGCGAACACCGCAAAGCCGACCCCGGCCTGCACGAGTTCGAAGTCACCGGGAACCGGGCCGAGACCGAGAAACACCAGCGCGCGGCCGGTGATGCTCGCAACGGTCATGATGATGACCGCCGCCAGAACGATGCCGCCCAGAATGGCCATCACCCTGGCCAGCCAGACAACGATGATCGATAATCTCATGCCCCGTCCCGTTCCATCTCGCGTCCCATGGCGTTCCTGCCTGGTTTTGTCATTGTTGCGCCGGGCCTGAAAACGTTAGCCAGCGGTTGCTGCCTTCGCAAGCTTGGCCTCCACACAATAGCGTGTCCCAAAAAACGGGGCAGGCCTTGCAGCCTGCCCCGTCTCATCTGGTCGGTTCAGCCTCACTGACTGGTGTATTTGTCGATCAGGGCACGGGCCTCGTCGATCAGCATCTGACCGTCGATCCCCTTTTCCTTCATCTCGGCCACCCACTGTTCGTAGACGGGGGCCGCCGCCTCTTTCCAGGTCTCGGTGTCTTCGGCGCTGATCTCGATGATGTTGTTGCCACGATCAACGGCGATCTTCCGGCTGGGAACATCCGCACCTGCCTGCGTCTTTCCGGCGAACGCCGCAAATTCCTGACCGGAATTGTCGTCGATCACCTTTTTCAGATCATCGGGAAGGCTGTCATACTTCGCCTTGTTCATCGCCAGCACAAAGGTGGTCGTATAAAGCGCGTGGTCGCCGCCAAACTCCGTATGGTTCGACACCAGCTCCGGCACTTTCAGCGCCGGCGTGACTTCCCACGGGATAACGCAGCCATCGATCACGCCCTTGGAAAGCGCCTCGGTGATCTGTGGCACCGGCATGCCCACCGGGGTCGCGCCAAGCTGGCCGAGCAGCGAGTTGATGATGCGCGTGGGCGCACGAACCTTCATGCCCTTCAGATCGTCAAGCGTCTCGATCGGCTCCTTGGAGTGAAGCATGCCGGGGCCGTGAACCCAGACACCCAGCACATGGGTGTCCTTGAACTCGGTGTCCTTCATGTGCTTTTCGAACAGGTCCCAATAGGCGCGCGAGGTCGCCTCGGCATTGGTCATCATGAAGGGGAGTTCAAACACTTCAGTCGAGGGGAAGCGGCCCGGATTGGAGCCCGGCAGGGTCCACACGATATCCACGATGCCGTCACGCGCCTGATCGTAGAGCTGCGGCGGCGTGCCGCCAAGCTGCATGGCGGGATAGCGCTCGATCTTGATGCGCCCGCCCGATTCCTGCTCCACCTTGTCGGCCCAGGGGTCGAGCACCAGCTTTGGCACATTGGCCTGCGGCGGCAGGAACTGGTGCAGCCTGAGCGTCACCTCCTGCGCCAATGACGAAGCCGAGGCCCCGATGAGCCCGGTTGCCGCAACGGCAGCCGCCAGGGCCAGTTTTCTGACGGAAAATGGTTTCATGCTTATCCTCCCGATTGCATGTCCCGAAACGTCCGTAATGACGCTCTATATTCTGCGGCAGCGCCGCGCCCAGCTCTTCCCAGGCCCTGCGCGACTGCCTGAGAGCCGAGTATTCACTGGAACCTCGCCTCCCGTCCACAGCGACTTTAACGGAAATTATGTAACAATAAAGAGGGATGCATCGTCATATTCGTAACAGGAAACCTCAAAGCGGCAGCGCGCCCGTTTCCTTGAGCGTTTCGAGCACGATGGCACTTTTCACATGCTGCACCGAATCATGCGGCAGGAGCACGCCATTGACGAAATCCGACAGCGATTTCAGGTCGGGTGTCACCACTTTCAGGATGTAGTCCATTTCGCCCGTCAGCGCGTGCGCCTCCTGCACTTCGGGCAGGCGGGCGAGCAGTTCGCCGAAACGGCGCGCATTATCGGGGTTGTGGGTGGCGAGCGTTACCGTGATGATGTTGACGAGCGGGAAGCCCAGCCTGTCCCGGTCGAGCATGGCCGCGTAGCCACGGATATAGCCCTCTTCCTCAAGCCGTTGCCGGCGGCGGGAACATTGCGAGGGCGACAGGTTCACCCGTTCCGAAAGATCGTTGTTGGTGAGCCGTGCATCGACCTGCAGAAGCGATAATATCTTGCGGTCATATCCATCAATGCGCACATCTGCCATGCATTATTCCTCCTCCACGCATGATAAGTGCATACTTCTCACAAAATACGACCCAGAATGCAAGCCGCGTGCGGCCCATGCGGCTTAAAATGCGTGCATGACATTCGAACACGTTCAGATGTTCCCTTTTCAGGAGGAGTTATTCCATGGGTCCGTTCCCGCACGACGCACCGCCACCGAAGATCAGCGAAGAAAATCCCGCCGGTACCGACGGTTTCGAATTCGTTGAATTCGCCCATTCGGAACCGGAGAAACTCGCCGACCTGTTCACGAAAATGGGCTACACGGAGGTCGCCCGCCACAAGACGAAGAAGGCCTCCGTCTGGCGACAGGGCGACATCAACTATATCGTCAATGCGGAACCCGGCAGCCACGCCATGCGCTTTGTCGAAGACCACGGCCCCTGCGCGCCGTCCATGGCTTGGCGTGTGGTCGATGCAAAGCATGCCTTCGATCATGCCGTATCCAGGGGCGCGGAGCCTTACGAGGGCGCCGACAAGACGCTCGACGTGCCGGCCATCGTCGGCATTGGCGGCTCGTTGATCTATTTCATCGACACCTATGGCGACAAGGGCTCTGCCTACGACGCAGAATTCGAATGGCTTGGCGAAAAGAACCCGCGTCCCGAGGGGGTCGGCTTCTATTACCTCGATCACCTCACCCACAATGTCTATCGCGGCAACATGGACAAGTGGTGGGATTTCTACCGCGAGCTCTTCGGCTTTTCGCAGATCCACTATTTCGACATCGATGGCCGCATCACCGGCCTTGTCTCCCGCGCGATCACGAGCCCCTGCGGCAAGATCCGCATTCCGCTCAACGAATCCAAGGACGACACCAGCCAGATCGTCGAGTATCTCAAGAAGTACAAAGGCGAAGGCATCCAGCACATCGCGGTGGGCACCGATGGCATCTACGACGCCACCGACCGGCTTGCCGACAACGGGCTCAAATTCATGCCCGGCCCGCCGGAAGTCTATTACGAGAAGAGCTTTGATCGCGTTAAGGGCCACGACGAGCCCATCGACCGCATGAAAAAGCACGGCATCCTGATCGATGGCGAAGGCGTCGTGAATGGCGGCATGACCAAGATCCTGTTGCAGATCTTCTCAAAAACCGTCATCGGCCCGATTTTCTTCGAGTTCATCCAACGCAAGGGCGACGAAGGCTTTGGCGAAGGCAATTTCCGCGCCCTGTTCGAAAGCATCGAGGAAGACCAGATCCGCCGCGGCGTCATCAAGGTGGATGCCGCCGAGTAGCTCAGGCAGCCAGGGGGTGGGCCGCCATGGTCCGCCCCTTTCTATGCCTCCCGCGCCGCCTGAAGCGCCGCCCTCAGCACCTCAAGATCCCCCACCTGATTTGCCAGCAGCAGCACCAGCCGCGCGTTTAGGCGGGCGCTTTCCTCAAGGCTCAGCCCTTCATGCGCCTCCATCAGCGCCGCATAGAAATCATCGCCTGCCGAACCCAGCCGGTCCCGGCCGATCTCCCGCTTGTCCATGGTCACTCCCTCCCCATCGCACGGGTCATGGCCGCCGCGATCTCATGCGCGTCGGGCGTCTCGAAAATCGCCGCCACATGCTGGTCGGGCCGCACCAGATAAAGCCGCCCCGCGCCATAGCGTGCAGCCACCGCGCCCTCGCAGTCCTCGACATTCGCAACACCGTCCACCACCCTCCCGCCGGGCTTCGACACCTGCACCACATGCAGCCCCGCCGGCAGCCCCAGGGGCGGGTCGCAATCGACAGCCAGCAACACGAAGCCACTCCCCGCTTCGCCAAGCAGCCACGACAATTTGCCTCCGGCCCGCACCGGCGCATCCGGCAGTGCCTCACCCGGCGCAAGCGGCCCCTCGCCCTCCCATGCGGTCTGAAGCCTGCAGCCTGCCAGCGAACACGGCTTTGAAAGTCTGCCCGAATTCACCAGCCGCCGGGCAAAATCATGCTTCGCTGAAAGCGCGAGAACACTGTCGCGGAACATGCGCTCCATCGCACTCTTGGGCGTCATGAAGGAGGTCGAGCGCGCCGAGTGGAGAATGTTCTCATCCGCCCCCAGAATGCGCTCCTCGTCATAGGTCTGGATCAGCGAAGCCGGTGCCTCGCCCGCAACCACGAGCGCCAGCTTCCAGCCGAGATTGTCGATGTCCTGAATGCCGCCATTGCCGCCGCGCGCGCCAAAGGGCGAAACGATATGCGCGCTGTCGCCGGCAAAGATCACCCGGTCATGCACGAAGCGCGCGAGCCTGCGGCACTGGAAGGTGTAGACCGAGACCCAGTCGAGTTCGAAATTCGAATGGCCGATCACCTTTTCGATGCGCGGAATGACGTTTTCGGGCTTTTTCTCCTCATCCGGATCGGCATCCGGGCCAAGCTGCAGATCGATGCGATAGATATCGTCGGGCTGCTTGTGCAGAAGTGCGGATTGCCCGTTGTGAAAGGGCGGCTCGAACCAGAACCAGCGCTCGGTGGGAAAGTCCGCTTTCATCTCCACATCGGCGATCAGAAAGCGCTCTTCAAACACCTGGCCCGCGAAATCGAGCCCCATCATGGAGCGCACGGGCGAGCGCGCACCATCGCAGGCAATCACCCATGCTGCATCCAGTTCATACGCGCCGTCCGGCGTCTGCACCTCAAGCCGCACATCGCCGCCCGTCTGCTCAAGCCCGACAACCCGGTTCTTCCAGCGCAGGTCGATCCGATCGGAAAGCTCGTCCGCCCGCTCCACCAGATATTGCTCGACATAATACTGCTGCAGATTGATGAAGGCGGGCATCTTGTGCCCTTCCTCCGGCAGAAGGTCGAAGTTCCACACTTCGCGGTCGCGGTGAAAAAGCCGCCCGACCTGCCAGGTCACGCCCTTCTCCACCATGCGCTCGCCCACACCCAGCCGGTCGAAAATCTCCAGCGTGCGCTTCGACCAGCAGATGGCGCGGCTGCCAAGCGACACGACATCGTTGTCGTCGAGCACGACGACGGAGACACCGCGCTGAGCAAGGTCGATCGCCGCCGCCAGCCCCACCGGCCCCGCGCCGACAATCACCACCGGATATTGCCCCACATGTCCGCGGGCAAGTTCCGGAGATTTCACATATGGAAAGGGGTTGTACGCGTAACGCGGCATTGAAATTCACCCTCCCTTCGCAGCCATTCCTCTCAGGAGGAGCGGCTCCAGACCATTTTTCCTGTATTCACCACAGCGCCACCACGGTGCCTGCAAACCACAAGCCAATGGCAACGGTCAGAAGCCCGTAACCCACGCTCACCAGCAGGCGCGACAACCGATAGCGCGCCCCGGCTCCGATCCCTTCTGCAAAGGAGCGCAACTCGCCCCGAATGTAGGCGCGCATGTGTTTTTCGCCGCGCTTGTCCGGCGCACGCCGCATGGAAAGAAACCGCGTAAGCGCTTCCTCATCGCTCCAGCCGAAGCGCTGTTTCTCCAGCAGGAAGGAAAGCCGCAACAGCCCCCACCAGCCCACGGCTACAAACCCGAGGCCGATAAGGAACGCCGCACCAATCCACACCCCGCTCATCCGCTCCTCCCGGGCTGGCGATCAGCCCTGCAACGCCTCCCACATCTGCCGGTCGCGCTCCGCCGTCCAGATGCGCGGCGTGTCGATGCCCAGCGCCTCGTCATAGGCCCGCGCCACGTTGAAGGGCAGGCAGTGCTCATAGATCGCATAGTCGGAAAATTTCGGGTCGCACGCCGCGCGGCAGGCGTCCCATGCCTCCTTCAGCGTGCCGCCGCCCTGCGCCACGCGCGCCACCGGCTGATAGGTGGACATGACGAAATCACTGGTCAGGTCGAGCGCCTCGTTGACCATGGCCTGCCCCACCAGCGCACCGCCGCGTCCCGGTGCGATGGCATCGAGATCGAAGGCGCGGATTTCCTCCAGCGTCGTCGGCCAGTCGTGGAAATGACCGTCGCCGCAATAGCAGGCGGAATGGTGCTCCACGATGTCGCCGGTGAACATCACATTGGCATCCGGCACGAAAGCCACGATGTCGCCCGCCGTGTGCGCACGTCCGAGGAACATCAAATCCACCCGACGCTTGCCGAGATAGACCGTCATGGAACTGGAAAACGTCGTCGTCGGCCAGGTCAGGCCGGGGATCGATTCATGCCCCTGAAAGAGGCGCGGGAAGCGCACGAATTCCGAATCCCAGTCTTCCTGGCCCCGTTCCACCACCATGGAGCGCGCCTTGTCGCTCATGATGATGGTCGGCGCCCTGTAGGCAGAAGCCCCCAGCACACGCACGGCATGATAATGCGTCAGCACCAGATGGCTGATCGGCTTGTCGGTGACGGAACGAACCTTCTCAATCACCTTCTCGGCAAGGCGAGGTGTTGCCTGCGCCTCGATCACCATCACCGACTCGTCGCCGATGATGATGCCCGAATTGGGATCCCCCTCAGCCGTGAAAGCCCAGAGATCCCGCCCGATCTCATCAAACGAAATCGTCTTTTCTGTCAGGTCTCCTGCGGATGCGAACTGCTTGGCCATTACGCGCCTTTCTTCATGCACTTGTAATTGTCTGGAAAAGAAGGGGGAGGGATCGAAACATCGACCAGATGTCCAGCGAGCCCGCAGCCACTCCAGAGAGCGCCGAAACAATCGTCCAGACGATCATCGCCCAGGTCAGTGGCGAACCGCTTTCAACGCGATATGCTCGCACGGAGAGATAAATATTGGTCCCGACGACCAAAATCATAAATGCGGCAGACAGCGCTATCCCTATTCCATAAGGCGGCGCTGCATAGAGCATGGCAAAAACGGGCCTCAGAAGCCAGGCCAGAAACGATATGCCGACAAGATTGAAGATTGCGAAAACCAGCGCGATGCGCTTGAGAGTATCGAGTGCCATTTTCAGGGCTCCTGATATTCCTCGACACGCTGTTCGATCGCGCCGAAGATG includes:
- a CDS encoding TRAP transporter small permease, whose product is MRLSIIVVWLARVMAILGGIVLAAVIIMTVASITGRALVFLGLGPVPGDFELVQAGVGFAVFAFLPWCQLNRGHATVDIFTTFLPASVNHVIDLVTEIIMTLVLVLIARQLYYGMLDKLSYSETTFILQFPLWWPYAACFVAAVIAVIISFYMILVRYRELKVGTPMPRPGEGSVH
- the hppD gene encoding 4-hydroxyphenylpyruvate dioxygenase, which encodes MGPFPHDAPPPKISEENPAGTDGFEFVEFAHSEPEKLADLFTKMGYTEVARHKTKKASVWRQGDINYIVNAEPGSHAMRFVEDHGPCAPSMAWRVVDAKHAFDHAVSRGAEPYEGADKTLDVPAIVGIGGSLIYFIDTYGDKGSAYDAEFEWLGEKNPRPEGVGFYYLDHLTHNVYRGNMDKWWDFYRELFGFSQIHYFDIDGRITGLVSRAITSPCGKIRIPLNESKDDTSQIVEYLKKYKGEGIQHIAVGTDGIYDATDRLADNGLKFMPGPPEVYYEKSFDRVKGHDEPIDRMKKHGILIDGEGVVNGGMTKILLQIFSKTVIGPIFFEFIQRKGDEGFGEGNFRALFESIEEDQIRRGVIKVDAAE
- a CDS encoding TRAP transporter substrate-binding protein, with the translated sequence MKPFSVRKLALAAAVAATGLIGASASSLAQEVTLRLHQFLPPQANVPKLVLDPWADKVEQESGGRIKIERYPAMQLGGTPPQLYDQARDGIVDIVWTLPGSNPGRFPSTEVFELPFMMTNAEATSRAYWDLFEKHMKDTEFKDTHVLGVWVHGPGMLHSKEPIETLDDLKGMKVRAPTRIINSLLGQLGATPVGMPVPQITEALSKGVIDGCVIPWEVTPALKVPELVSNHTEFGGDHALYTTTFVLAMNKAKYDSLPDDLKKVIDDNSGQEFAAFAGKTQAGADVPSRKIAVDRGNNIIEISAEDTETWKEAAAPVYEQWVAEMKEKGIDGQMLIDEARALIDKYTSQ
- a CDS encoding TRAP transporter large permease — encoded protein: MTNLEIGLWSFPLLLLLIFLRLPIGLAMLLCGLGGSWIVFGNVTPVLAKLKNETYSTFSGYSLSIVPLFLLMGQFATLGGMSRALFKAAETWMGHKRGGVAMAAVGACAGFGAICGSSLATAATMSQVALPELRRYGYSGALATGTLAAGGTLGILIPPSVILVIYAILTEQNIAKLFVAAFVPGVLAAFGYMLAISIYVRLWPDSAGTRERAPYSERMRALLDVWPVLVVFLAVVGGIYLGVFTPTEGAAVGAAGTGLIALVNGGLTRETFVESILATATATAMIFFIVLGAGFYNSFLALAQVPQQMAAFVSEQGYSPWMVLTLILLLYLVFGCVMDSLSMILLTIPIFFPIVTVLDFGLGPEEFAIWFGILVLIVVEVGLITPPVGMNLFVLNSMAKDTPISATYRGVMPFVISDIVRVALLTLFPAISLFLMRWLY
- a CDS encoding Lrp/AsnC family transcriptional regulator, giving the protein MADVRIDGYDRKILSLLQVDARLTNNDLSERVNLSPSQCSRRRQRLEEEGYIRGYAAMLDRDRLGFPLVNIITVTLATHNPDNARRFGELLARLPEVQEAHALTGEMDYILKVVTPDLKSLSDFVNGVLLPHDSVQHVKSAIVLETLKETGALPL
- a CDS encoding FAD-dependent oxidoreductase produces the protein MPRYAYNPFPYVKSPELARGHVGQYPVVIVGAGPVGLAAAIDLAQRGVSVVVLDDNDVVSLGSRAICWSKRTLEIFDRLGVGERMVEKGVTWQVGRLFHRDREVWNFDLLPEEGHKMPAFINLQQYYVEQYLVERADELSDRIDLRWKNRVVGLEQTGGDVRLEVQTPDGAYELDAAWVIACDGARSPVRSMMGLDFAGQVFEERFLIADVEMKADFPTERWFWFEPPFHNGQSALLHKQPDDIYRIDLQLGPDADPDEEKKPENVIPRIEKVIGHSNFELDWVSVYTFQCRRLARFVHDRVIFAGDSAHIVSPFGARGGNGGIQDIDNLGWKLALVVAGEAPASLIQTYDEERILGADENILHSARSTSFMTPKSAMERMFRDSVLALSAKHDFARRLVNSGRLSKPCSLAGCRLQTAWEGEGPLAPGEALPDAPVRAGGKLSWLLGEAGSGFVLLAVDCDPPLGLPAGLHVVQVSKPGGRVVDGVANVEDCEGAVAARYGAGRLYLVRPDQHVAAIFETPDAHEIAAAMTRAMGRE
- a CDS encoding MBL fold metallo-hydrolase, producing MAKQFASAGDLTEKTISFDEIGRDLWAFTAEGDPNSGIIIGDESVMVIEAQATPRLAEKVIEKVRSVTDKPISHLVLTHYHAVRVLGASAYRAPTIIMSDKARSMVVERGQEDWDSEFVRFPRLFQGHESIPGLTWPTTTFSSSMTVYLGKRRVDLMFLGRAHTAGDIVAFVPDANVMFTGDIVEHHSACYCGDGHFHDWPTTLEEIRAFDLDAIAPGRGGALVGQAMVNEALDLTSDFVMSTYQPVARVAQGGGTLKEAWDACRAACDPKFSDYAIYEHCLPFNVARAYDEALGIDTPRIWTAERDRQMWEALQG
- a CDS encoding DUF2783 domain-containing protein; the protein is MDKREIGRDRLGSAGDDFYAALMEAHEGLSLEESARLNARLVLLLANQVGDLEVLRAALQAAREA